GAGATGACTTGGGTCTATGTATATCACTGAGGGGGTCCGTATGTGCGCCTTGGAgggatatatacagatatatctTCATTTGATTCTTCCTTTTGAGGTGCAGAATAACGAGGTCTTGGAGGGGTATATACGGGTATATCCTCTTCTGAGTCTTCCTTTTGAGGTGCAGAATAACGGGGTCTTGGAGGAGTATATACGGGTATATCTTCATCTGATTCTACCTTTTGAGGTGCAGAATAACGGGGTCTTGGAGGAGTATATACGGGTATATCTTCATCTGATTCTTCCTTTTGAGGTGCAGAATAACGGGGTCTTGGAGGAGTATATACGGGTATATCTTCATCTGATTCTACCTTTTGAGGTGCAGAATAACGGGGTCTTGGAGGAGTATATACAGGTATATCTTCATCTGATTCTACCTTTTGAGGTGCAGAATAACGGGGTCTTGGAGGAGTATATTCGGGTATATCCTCTTCTGAGTCTTCCTTTTGAGGTGCAGAATAACGGGGTCTTGGAGGGGTATATACGGGTATATCTTCATCTGATTCTTCCTTTTGAGATTCAGAATATCGGGGTGTTGGAGGGGTATATTTGGGTATAACGGGTCTTGGAGGCTTATATAAGGgtataatgggactaggagaagTGTATACAGGACCCTCCACTGACTCAGCTGATTCAGGGACTCCGTAGCGAGGTCTGGGAGGTACGTAGGACCTGACTTCATCAGAGTCCGGGTATCGAGCCTCGCCCTCGTAAGTGACTTCGGCCACGTAACCCGAGTCACCGTCCACGTAGTAGGTCACGACCTGACGACGACCGTCGGGAAGCTGCACGCTGTACGACCCTCTGGTGTCGTCGTTTTCGCGATTTTCCTGGTGAGCGAAGTCGTTGTTTGTGTAGCCATCTTGGACGGTCCAGTCGAAGCCATACTTGGGGGACCTGAATTTCTCTTCAGATGTATCGACAGCTCCTACCTGTCGCATAATGTTAAtagatatattattatatttacagAGAGATGGAACAATTTGTTATCAGATATTTAACAGAATTAGTGAGAAACTTTTAAAACTGTGTTTTATTGGAAGACCTAGGATGGATTCTGACGACAGTCGTCTTAGAACATACCTGGATAGGTCAGTAGGATTGGTAGGAGGAGAAGGATTCTGAGGACAGTTATCCCAGTACGTACCTGTGGAGGGCCGTAGGATAAAGAAGGATCCGGACGCTTGTCTGTGGCAACCGAAGTCGCCAGAGCCAGCATGAAGAGTATCTGAAAACATGAACAGAAAGTTAACCAAACTGCAACAAATTGTTTACCACAATCCATGTACAAATATATCAGAATGCACGAATATATTTCAAATAAATGTTAAGGAATCTGGAACAATTCTTAAGAAATATTTTGATTCTAAGACACCCACTTAGTCATTTCTGGGGATGTCATGAGTACAATTccctcagcccatcctcctaaaatgagaatgcttatagtaactatttggtcgaaagtaccaatatgtagtggtggaccgccagaaagttgacttctgtattattgaatttgggCAAACCGGAAACTACTTTTAACTGCAACATAAATATAAGACCCAACCTAACCTCTTCTAGCAATCATGggtctaatacacgctatcttaggcctTATGTAGTACAAAAATGTGCTATAAAAGTTTCTGGGTTGCTTTTGAGCGTGAAGAACGTGAAGACTGAATATAGTTCATTTGTGTCTTTAGTTCGTTCGAAATTAATGCTTCAGTCTACTCGAAACTTATGCTTCAATTCGCTCGAAATGTTTGCTTCAGTTCGCTCGAAatgtacagcccgtcctcatgaacaaaGGCCAAGGTCTATTCCAAGCActtgccaaaccccctgtttgtgaatgaaaacggtttacacacgactcacaactgataacatccgaacactttcggaacaagtgcttcactgacgacttttgttcgaaccacaaggcTGTAAaggcttcactcacgtactacaaatacaaataatcgtcaatctaaacacctaaccaataCCTAAATAGGCACAATAtactaaatataaaataatattaatttatatttgagaaaattcctactttgaataaacagcatgttaaaagtgatgaatgcgtctttggggtcggccgctggatggaatgaatagCCTGAATATAGGTTGCAATACTTAAAAAAAACTCTTACTCTGGCGTTCATGACGAAGTTCCACTCGAGAGTGAGGGCAGAGCCATAGTAACCACTCCTTTATACCTGAAGGAAGGGCACTTCGGGGCAGCTTTTTTCCAGTCAGTTGTGGTTTGTTTCAAAACTTTTATGGTCGCTGCTTCAAGGAGTTTCTGAGAGGTTTTTAAAGACACTTTCATTTTTGTTTTAACATCGTGCCCAGAGTTTCTTGACCAactattttgttttatttatacatacgtatgtatattcaatatatatatatatatatatatatatatatatatatatatatatatatatatatatatatatatatatatatatgtcgtacctagtagccagaactcacttctcagcctactatgcaaggcccgatttgcctattaagccaagttttcatgaattaattgtttttcgactacctaacctaacctaacctaactttttcggctacctaacctaacctaacctataaagataggttaggttaggttaggtagggttggttaggttcggtcatatatctaagtcaattttaactccaataaaaaaaaattgacctcatacataatgaaatgggtagatttatcatttcataagaaaaaaattagagaaaatatattaattcaggaaaacttggcttattaggcaaatcgggccttgcatagtaggctgagaagtgcgttctggctattaggtacgacatatatatatatatatatatatatatatatatatatatatatatatatatatatatatatatatattaatgcatATACTTCAGGGCAGGATACCTAACCTGCCCTGTCTAGTAAGTTCGGGACCAGGATTCATCAAGTATTTACGTATCCAGTAacgaaaccagtacatctttgCTCTGTTATGGCGTCTTAGTCCCTATTAAACAGTTTAAGAAGTTGGAAGAAGCGCTCCAGTTATTCTTAAcccaagattattattattattattatgaacaaCCTCAAAGCGATTAAGAGttcataaattgtttaataaatacaatttaagccGGAATGACTGAGGAAAgacgtacaggtttcgtaaacggACAGTTACGTGCCTCTATGCAGTCTTAAGTGCCTCACAGTAGTCTCTATGCAGTCTTAAGTGCCTCACAGTAGCCTCTATGCAGTCTTAAGTGCCTCACAGTAGCCTCTATGCAGTCTTAAGTGCCTCACAGTAGCCTCTATGCAGTCTTAAGTGCCTCACAGTAGCCTCTATGCAGTCTTAAGTGCCTCACAGTAGCCTCTATGCAGTCTTAAGTGCCTCACAGTAGCCTCTATGCAGTCTTAAGTGCCTCACAGTAGCCTCTATGCAGTCTTAAGTGCCTCACAGTAGCCTCTGTGCAGTCTTAAGTGCCTCACAGTAGCCTCTATGGCTACTGTGACGCCCTGCTCTGACCTTACTGAGGCGCTCTCCCTCATCACAGTAGCCACGGCACTGACCTTGCTGGCGGGCCTCCAACAACCTCGTCACGACGCCCTCTGTGAGACTCCCTCAGCAGCCCGGCCTCTCCTCTCACTCCCTCAGCCTCCTGGCCTCTCCACTCACTCCCTCAGCAGCCCGGCCTCTCCTCTCACTCCCTCAGCAGCCCGGCCTATCCTCTCACCATTCCGCCAAAAATGTAACTGTTAGCCTAACCAGACACATGCGGATCCAAGCAACCCGCCTAGCTTATCGAGGCTGATGAAAATAATAAAACACATATTTAACGGATTAAAAATACGACCTCTTTGAATTGGAACTTTGTTTAATTTGAAGTTGAAGCACCTCTTTGAAGCGTTACCGTAACTGCGATTTATACGTGATCGAAGTACATCTATGGAACAAAATTGCGATTCAAATGTGGTCGATATACCCCTATGAAACGAAACTCAGATTCATTTGTAGTCGAAGTTCCTCCTTGGCGCAACACTGCGATTCATTTTTGGTGTGAGCGCGATAAATATGTGAGAGCTGCAAGTGGGTCAGATATAATGTCAAACGCACGCCCGGACGCTTGTAAAGTAATGTCAGATATTCTTTTAATGGCCATATCCAAATGTCGGGAGGGCATAGGTTGGTACCCCTGCGGCCCTTACACCAACCATCGACTTTTATGGCGGGAGCGACATTCAGGAGCGGCATCTCTCGCTCTTGGTGAATGATAGTGAGATTTCCAGCGtcatcctcctgaaatgatagtacttatagtaatggTTGTAATATGGCAACGCTGTTTTTATTGTTGTCGTCGTATTGGGTAAGATTATGAATGAATTAGTGCTTTGTAACGACGAGTCTTATTGGTCAAAACACCACAATACCGGTTTATATAATTCACACTATCTAAAGAAAAATAGTAAAGAGAATTGTGAATAAAATAAACATTTGCAGTGAATAAAAATTAGTATTAATATATGCAGACGAGTAAAAAGGGAAGATGACTCTACTTTTGCGCTTATGAGTTAATTGACCTTTTATGTAAAACGCTGTAATGTATGATAATTTACGAATTGTCGAGACAAACGACGTGACGTCACACACAACGATCCTGCCATTGGCCACACACttcaatcaacaacaacaacaacatgcagaGTTTTTCAAGTTCAAAGTGGTTTGTAAACATTTACATTTGTAACAATAATTGAtattctttatatgaataatggTTTCAAGACTTAATTTCACCCCAACATTCAGTCCATAATATTATGTatattacgagagagagagagggagagagagagagagagagagagagagagagagagagagagagagagagagagagagagagagagagagagagagagagagagagagagaaagaaaaagaaagagagagagagagagagagagagagagagagagagaaagaaaaagagagagagagagagaaagagtaaaCATATGGCAAATTTCCAATCATAATATACCTGTAATTCGTCGCCATTTAAAGATTATCAAATGTTCAACACAAACTGCCGTATGATAAATGTAAACGAAACGGTAATTTACTTCGTAAAACGTTTACAACACTAACAGATAAACAATATTTATTCCGTCATCGGTTGTTCCACCAACAACTTAGAAAAGAATGTTCTGGTATTTGGGTGAAGCtgtacctgatttacctgagagccaccaacactctagtggcctcgaccaagacaagaagctggcggcttgtcaaaagtttgtcctgatgatttttgcAAGCTGGATCTTATAATTCGTCAGTGTTTTATATTCAAAGTTGTATAGATCTCTAATGTGAACACGTCTTAAACATATATAGAATCCGACACTTTTACAAATATTGAACAATATGAGGGATATTGATCTAGACCACTTCTCCAACAGGTCGGTTGTAACACACAAGGAACAACGGATTCAAGCTCAACCAGCCACAATGTAGAGGTTTCCAAGGCCTGGCGtacggctgtgtggtggtgttggaagccgATAAGATAAACAAAAGATGTTATTTCACCCCATATGATTATAAACCCGCGGTGCTGGCTACCAGCCGAAGCCGTAAATAATTAACAAACCTCCGCACTAAGGCCTCCTGGCATTTGGGAGGGGCCAGACCCCGCTTCTCACCccgcagaacacacacacacttcgcatATTGTCCATGCACACCAGCCTTCAACAGTAGTGTAGCATAAGTATAGTGAAGCATACCCACAACAGTAGGGCAGTATAAGTATAGTGAACCATACCCACAAGAGTAGGGCACCAGAATTATAGTGAATCATATCAATAATAGGGCGCTATAATTATAGTGAACCATGCCCACAACAGTAGGACACTATAATTATAGTGAACCATATCCACAACAGTAGGGCACTATAAGTATAGTGAACCATACCCACAAGAGTAGGGCACTATAAGTATAGTGAACCATACCCACAACAGTAGGGCACTATAAGTATAGTGAACCATACCCACAAGAGTAGGGCACTATAAGTATAGTGAACCATACCCACAACAGTAGGGCACTATAAGTATAGTGAACCATACCCACAATAGTAGGGCACTATAAGTATAGTGAACCATACCCACAAGAGTAGGGCACTATAAGTATAGTGAACCATACCCACAACAGTAGGGCACTATAAGTATAGTGAACCATACCCACAAGAGTAGGGCACTATAAGTATAGTGAACCATACCCACAACAGTAGGGCACTATAAGTATAGTGAACCATACCCACAAGAGTAGGGCACTATAAGTATAGTGAACCATACCCACAACAGTAGGGCACTATAAGTATAGTGAACCATACCCACaacagtaagaacataagaacataagaacaaaggtaactgcagaaggcctattggcccatacgaggcagctcctattctataaccacccaatcccactcatatacttgtccaacccgtgcttgaaacaatcgagggaccccacctccacaatgttacgcggcaattggttccacaaatcaagtaGGGCAGTATAAGTATAGTGAACCATACCCACAAGAGTAAGGCACCAGAATTAAATTCCAAAATCCCC
This is a stretch of genomic DNA from Procambarus clarkii isolate CNS0578487 chromosome 45, FALCON_Pclarkii_2.0, whole genome shotgun sequence. It encodes these proteins:
- the LOC123770202 gene encoding uncharacterized protein isoform X1, which codes for MNARILFMLALATSVATDKRPDPSLSYGPPQVGAVDTSEEKFRSPKYGFDWTVQDGYTNNDFAHQENRENDDTRGSYSVQLPDGRRQVVTYYVDGDSGYVAEVTYEGEARYPDSDEVRSYVPPRPRYGVPESAESVEGPVYTSPSPIIPLYKPPRPVIPKYTPPTPRYSESQKEESDEDIPVYTPPRPRYSAPQKEDSEEDIPEYTPPRPRYSAPQKVESDEDIPVYTPPRPRYSAPQKVESDEDIPVYTPPRPRYSAPQKEESDEDIPVYTPPRPRYSAPQKVESDEDIPVYTPPRPRYSAPQKEDSEEDIPVYTPPRPRYSAPQKEESNEDISVYIPPRRTYGPPQ
- the LOC123770202 gene encoding uncharacterized protein isoform X2, translating into MLALATSVATDKRPDPSLSYGPPQVGAVDTSEEKFRSPKYGFDWTVQDGYTNNDFAHQENRENDDTRGSYSVQLPDGRRQVVTYYVDGDSGYVAEVTYEGEARYPDSDEVRSYVPPRPRYGVPESAESVEGPVYTSPSPIIPLYKPPRPVIPKYTPPTPRYSESQKEESDEDIPVYTPPRPRYSAPQKEDSEEDIPEYTPPRPRYSAPQKVESDEDIPVYTPPRPRYSAPQKVESDEDIPVYTPPRPRYSAPQKEESDEDIPVYTPPRPRYSAPQKVESDEDIPVYTPPRPRYSAPQKEDSEEDIPVYTPPRPRYSAPQKEESNEDISVYIPPRRTYGPPQ